The following are encoded in a window of Primulina eburnea isolate SZY01 chromosome 4, ASM2296580v1, whole genome shotgun sequence genomic DNA:
- the LOC140830287 gene encoding uncharacterized protein, giving the protein MAHTRKTNQNTSRVQGVDANHSRQEDAPPDLITMTPAEFDKRINEAVERAMARREASHHDIPLEKEPEKEQEQQQELREEEKRGEVEESFAGSKSPTIVEEMQELKQKMKVLEGQLENRGTSRASVKGRPFAEAIIREPLPGNFKSAKVRAYDENEDPEEHLARFENMAMLHCYTDRIKCKVFLTTLKAFLHHFSSSKKYKKTAFSLFEVRQGPEESLRMYIKRFNKVALDVPTCAAETKTTAFTQGLKESEFFKSLTKKVPEDFEDLLSRAEKYINMEEAQKQKREAIRKERGDRAPKPEERGPRRGNPGHFSPHVPLKIIREREVQECSRDPVPSHQLSQPGKSGFCTRHGVCQQSTENCKALKRSYVPPTNQGHDKYTKRSRGPPWTPRPPVSHARVDSRNNPGNHMGRRREPEPEKRSPSSPVAGLIKMISGGSTDGDSNRARKSRSRRECLEVEGSRRNEAVISFGPEDLKGINMPHNDALVIQARVANYDILRVFVDSGSSVNVIFKDALVQMDLQGFKLETVETALFGFAGHAVYPEGEIVLPLTLGSRDIKKTVMTTFTVVDSPSSYNIILGRPAMNELRAVASTYHQKIKFPVGSQGKSKKEGNKPRVEEVWKGGVEKGEVHFVAEEEQEAVEIGPGQQIRVARDLDVSTRVSLLKCLKTNIHVFAWSQQELTGISPLISEHQLNILPGAHPIKQKKRHFGPEKDKVIDEQVKELLQAGHIREIQFPTWLSNVVLVPKAAGKWRMCVDFRDLNKACPKDHYPLPRIDQLVDSTSGFELLSFMDAYQGYHQIPLAKNDQDKASFITSGGTFCYVVMPFGLKNAGATYQRLMDKVFEKQLGRNLEVYVDDILGKSKEVMNFIADLEETFTTLTSYGVKLNPAKCIFGVKSGKFLGFIVTERGIEVNQEKVKSVLCMPSPRSVKEVQMLTGRIASLSRFISRSAHRSYPFFQVLRKAQKFGWDDKCEQAFQDLKKHLAELPVLVKPEPGDKLFVYLSTTEYAVSSVLIKEEGSDQKPVYYVSHALRGPELRYSEVEKMALALVVTARKLRPYFLSHPIIVLTNSPLGRIMTHSEVSGRMIKWNVELGEYDIEYKPRLAIKAQALSDFLSEMIQPAEEERWRVFVDGASCLVGCGVGVVIISPSGEKIKLAVKIGSRVTNNEAEYEAVLAGIRAAREIGAARIILYSDSQLITQQIKGVYEVKDDKMLKYLHLIKAQAVVFVYWSIEQIPREENGEADALAKNGCFFGPLLKCLSGKEEIYVLQEIHEGCCCEHLGGTSLAQKAMLAGFWWPTLHHDSARVVRTCESCQHHSNFQHSPATPMKPIWASCPFDQWGMDIVGPFPVARVQKKFLLVAVDYFSKWVEAEPLAKITEQ; this is encoded by the exons atggctcaCACGAGGAAAACTAACCAGAACACTTCCCGGGTCCAGGGAGTTGACGCGAATCATTCAAGACAAGAGGACGCTCCTCCCGATCTTATCACTATGACTCCAGCGGAGTTTGACAAACGCATTAATGAAGCCGTAGAGAGAGCTATGGCTAGGCGGGAAGCTTCCCACCATGATATACCACTCGAGAAGGAACCAGAAAAAGAGCAGGAGCAGCAGCAGGAATTGAGGGAGGAGGAGAAGAGGGGAGAAGTGGAGGAATCCTTTGCTGGTTCTAAGTCACCAACGATAGTCGAGGAGATGCAGGAGTTaaaacagaaaatgaaagtCTTGGAAGGACAGCTGGAAAATCGTGGAACTTCTCGAGCGTCTGTCAAAGGACGCCCGTTTGCTGAGGCTATCATCCGGGAACCTCTTCCTGGAAACTTTAAATCTGCTAAAGTAAGGGCGTATGATGAAAACGAGGACCCGGAAGAACACTTGGCCAGGTTCGAGAATATGGCTATGCTGCACTGTTACACTGATAGGATCAAGTGTAAAGTGTTTTTGACCACGCTG AAAGCCTTCTTACACCATTTCAGCAGCAGTAAGAAGTATAAGAAAACTGCTTTCAGTTTGTTCGAAGTGAGACAGGGGCCGGAGGAAAGTTTGAGGATGTATATCAAGAGGTTTAACAAAGTGGCTTTGGATGTGCCAACTTGTGCTGCAGAGACAAAAACTACTGCCTTCACTCAAGGCCTAAAAGAGAGTGAGTTTTTCAAGTCATTAACGAAAAAAGTGCCTGAAGATTTTGAGGATTTGCTGTCTCGGGCAGAGAAGTATATCAATATGGAAGAAGCCCAGAAACAAAAGAGGGAAGCCATCAGGAAGGAAAGAGGGGACCGGGCACCTAAGCCCGAGGAGAGGGGACCACGGCGGGGTAATCCAGGACACTTTTCCCCGCATGTGCCTTTGAAAATTATCCGTGAAAGAGAAGTGCAGGAATGCAGTAGGGATCCGGTTCCCAGTCATCAGCTGTCCCAACCCGGGAAAAGTGGATTTTGCACCAGGCATGGTGTGTGTCAGCAAAGCACCGAGAATTGTAAAGCTTTGAAAAGAAGTTATGTCCCACCCACCAATCAGGGGCACGACAAGTACACCAAAAGGTCGAGAGGTCCACCTTGGACCCCCCGGCCACCAGTATCTCATGCTCGAGTAGACTCAAGAAACAACCCGGGAAACCATATGGGTAGGAGGAGGGAGCCAGAACCTGAGAAGAGGAGCCCTTCGTCCCCTGTTGCTGGATTGATTAAGATGATATCGGGAGGATCCACCGATGGAGATTCAAATCGGGCCAGGAAATCAAGAAGTAGGCGGGAGTGTCTGGAGGTGGAAGGATCTAGGAGGAACGAGGCCGTGATCAGCTTTGGCCCGGAGGACCTGAAGGGAATAAACATGCCCCACAATGACGCTTTGGTTATCCAAGCCCGGGTGGCCAATTACGACATTCTGAGAGTCTTCGTGGATTCCGGCAGTTCAGTCAATGTGATTTTCAAAGATGCCTTAGTGCAGATGGATTTGCAAGGGTTTAAGTTGGAAACTGTGGAGACTGCCCTTTTTGGTTTTGCTGGACATGCAGTTTATCCGGAGGGAGAAATTGTTCTGCCACTCACTCTAGGCTCCCGggacatcaagaaaacagtcATGACCACCTTCACAGTGGTGGACTCCCCATCATCTTACAATATCATTCTGGGGAGGCCGGCCATGAATGAGTTGAGGGCAGTTGCATCTACTTATCatcaaaaaatcaaatttccaGTGGGAAGCCAG GGCAAGTCGAAAAAGGAGGGGAATAAACCCAGGGTGGAGGAAGTTTGGAAGGGTGGAGTGGAGAAAGGAGAAGTTCACTTCGTGGCAGAGGAAGAGCAGGAAGCTGTGGAGATAGGACCAGGCCAACAGATCCGGGTGGCCCGAGACCTCGATGTATCCACCCGGGTCAGTTTACTTAAATGTTTAAAGACTAATATTCATGTGTTTGCCTGGTCCCAGCAGGAACTAACAGGGATTTCACCCCTGATATCTGAGCATCAATTAAACATTCTCCCGGGAGCTCACCCGATCAAACAGAAGAAGAGACACTTTGGTCCCGAGAAAGACAAAGTTATTGATGAACAGGTGAAAGAGCTGCTGCAAGCCGGCCACATCCGGGAGATACAATTTCCTACATGGCTCTCAAATGTGGTGCTGGTACCCAAAGCTGCCGGGAAATGGAGGATGTGTGTTGATTTTCGAGACCTCAATAAAGCTTGTCCAAAGGATCATTACCCATTGCCCCGGATTGACCAGTTGGTGGATTCCACCTCAGGCTTCGAGCTGCTCAGTTTCATGGATGCTTATCAGGGATATCATCAAATTCCCTTAGCAAAAAATGATCAAGACAAGGCCAGTTTCATCACctcgggaggtacattttgttatgtTGTGATGCCTTTCGGGTTGAAAAATGCAGGGGCCACATATCAGCGTTTAATGGATAAAGTCTTTGAGAAGCAGCTGGGAAGGAATCTGGAGgtttatgtggatgatatttTGGGAAAGTCAAAAGAGGTGATGAATTTTATTGCTGATTTGGAAGAAACCTTTACCACTCTGACATCTTATGGAGTCAAGCTCAATCCTGCTAAATGTATTTTCGGAGTCAAGAGTGGTAAGTTCTTGGGCTTTATAGTGACAGAGCGGGGGATCGAGGTCAACCAAGAAAAAGTGAAGTCCGTCTTATGTATGCCTTCTCCCCGATCTGTCAAAGAAGTGCAGATGTTGACCGGGAGGATTGCCTCTCTATCTCGGTTTATATCTCGGTCAGCCCACAgaagttatcctttctttcaggTTCTCAGAAAAGCCCAAAAGTTCGGATGGGATGACAAGTGCGAGCAGGCTTTCCAAGATCTTAAAAAACATCTAGCCGAGCTTCCAGTTCTGGTAAAGCCTGAGCCCGGGGATAAATTGTTTGTATATTTATCCACTACTGAATATGCTGTCAGCTCTGTCTTAATAAAGGAAGAAGGCTCGGATCAAAAGCCTGTCTATTATGTCAGTCACGCCCTAAGAGGTCCCGAGCTGCGGTATAGTGAAGTGGAGAAGATGGCCCTGGCTTTAGTTGTGACTGCCCGGAAATTGCGGCCTTATTTTCTATCACATCCTATTATCGTTCTTACTAACAGCCCGCTTGGAAGAATTATGACTCACTCTGAAGTATCCGGACGGATGATCAAATGGAATGTGGAATTGGGGGAATACGATATTGAGTATAAGCCCCGGTTGGCCATAAAAGCGCAGGCTTTATCCGATTTCCTATCTGAGATGATTCAACCTGCTGAGGAAGAGAGATGGAGGGTGTTTGTAGATGGGGCTTCTTGCCTGGTTGGATGTGGAGTCGGAGTCGTGATAATCTCCCCATCGGGAGAAAAGATTAAATTGGCAGTCAAAATTGGTTCCCGGGTAACAAATAATGAAGCAGAATATGAGGCTGTTCTAGCCGGCATCCGAGCTGCCCGAGAAATTGGAGCGGCTAGGATTATATTGTATTCCGATTCACAGTTGATTACTCAGCAGATCAAGGGCGTGTATGAGGTCAAGGACGACAAAATGCTCAAATATTTGCATCTCATCAAAGCCCAGGCAGTCGTATTTGTGTATTGGAGCATCGAACAAATACCCCGAGAAGAAAATGGAGAGGCTGATGCCCTAGCAAAAAATGGCTGCTTCTTT ggaccattgttGAAGTGTTTGAGCGGGAAGGAAGAGATTTATGTTCTTCAAGAGATTCATGAAGGATGCTGTTGTGAGCATTTGGGGGGAACATCTTTAGCTCAGAAAGCGATGCTAGCCGGGTTCTGGTGGCCGACTCTTCACCATGATTCGGCTCGAGTGGTCCGGACTTGTGAAAGCTGTCAACATCATTCCAACTTTCAGCACAGCCCAGCCACTCCTATGAAGCCTATTTGGGCATCTTGTCCTTTTGATCAGTGGGGTATGGATATAGTCGGCCCATTTCCAGTTGCTCGGGTTCAGAAAAAATTCCTGTTGGTGGCTGTGGATTATTTCTCCAAATGGGTGGAAGCCGAGCCCTTGGCTAAAATCACCGAGCAATAG